GAAGCTGGAGAAATGGATGAAGGAATTACGTGATCTCTTCCCCGATACTCCATTCCTGATAACCGGGACAAAGGTCAGGGAAATGGATCCATCGATGCCAACAGGATTTACACATATCCCTACTATAAAGGCTTTTAAGGAACATCTACGCCTACTGAAATACTCAGAGTACAGCTACTAGTTCTTCTCTGCTTCATGATGCACAACAGGATGGCTCACAACTCCTTTGCCCTTCCACTTGCCACTCTTGTAGTACAGCCAGGTACCCGCCAGGCCTATAAACCATCCGCAGGGGATACTCCACCAGATACCTGATTCACCAATTCGCTCCGACAGAAACCATGCAATGGGTATCCTTACTATCCAAAGCGAGATAAGGGTTATGAACATCGGGACCAGCGTGTCGCCGGCACCTCTAAGCATACCATGCATTACAAACATGGACGAGAATACTATGTAAAAGGAACTAACAATAATCAGGTAGTCATAGCCCTGTCTGATAACTGCCGGGTCGTCGGAAAACATCTTCATCATGGGCTCACCTAGGATAATGATGATGGTCATCACAGTGAGACTGAATATCCAGGACAGCCTCTGGGCTGCCCTGACCCCGCGTCTGATTCTTTCAAACTCATTAGCACCAAGGTTTTGCCCCACAAAGGCAGAGAGAGCCGATCCAATATTCATCGATGGTATCGTCGCAATTGCATCTATGCGGTTGGCTGCCACATAGGCCGCCAGAGTAGTAGTGTCGAAATTGTTTATTATCCTGATCAGGGCCATCATACCCATTGCCACAAAGGTTTGCTGAAAACCTGTGGGAAGTCCGATTCTGACACTTTGCCGGAAAGTAAGTGTGTCGAATTTAAACAGTCGGAGACTGAAGCGGATGAGGTGACTGCTGCGGTTGATGTGTATTGCTGTACCTACCAGGGCTATGGTCTGCGAGATTACCGTTGCCCATGCTGCTCCTGCAACACCCCAATTGAAGACCAGTATAAAGAGAAGATCCAAAACAATATTGAGGCATGTGGCCAGTACCAGGAAGTTGAGCGGTGTGCGACTGTCACCTAGTCCCCTTAGGATTGATGCTGTACCGTTGAAGCCAAAGAAGCTGACCATTCCCACCATGTATATGCTGAAGTAGGTAGTGGCCTGGGGCATCACGTCTTCGCCGATATTAAGTAGTTCGAAGATCTGTCTGCAAAAAACTATCCCAAATATGGTGAGGAATAAACCTGCTACAAGCAAGACGAGGTAGATGGTTCCAATGGCTTTCTTTACCTGCTCATAGTCTTTTGCACCGAAGTACTGACTTATTACTACTGTGGCACCACTGCCGATTCCAATTACAAAAGAGATAAGGGTGTAGAAGATAGGGAAGGATGCTCCTACTGCTGCAAGCGCCTCCGTACCAAGGTATTTCCCGACGATGATGCTATCAATTATGTTGTAGAACTGCTGCAGTAAGTTGCCGACTATCAAAGGAAAGGCAAATCTGACGATCAATCTGCCTTCATTTCCTGACGTGAAATCCTTCATATAAAGGAGCGCTAAGTAAAACTCAACAAATATATAACTTTCACGTAAAATGCCCGTTATTATATATGAGACTTAGCCAAAGCCCAATGGTCTGATAATTGTACATTACACCTTTTGTATGGGAATTTAGTTATTTTTACCCCCATGAATCTAACTAGACTGATTGTGAGAAAGTACAGATTTCTTTTTGTTGTGTTGATGGCTTTGATGATTCTACCTGCGTATGCAACGGACTATGCGGTTGACAGGTATTTTCCCCAATACAAGCTGCC
The genomic region above belongs to Xiashengella succiniciproducens and contains:
- a CDS encoding MATE family efflux transporter gives rise to the protein MITGILRESYIFVEFYLALLYMKDFTSGNEGRLIVRFAFPLIVGNLLQQFYNIIDSIIVGKYLGTEALAAVGASFPIFYTLISFVIGIGSGATVVISQYFGAKDYEQVKKAIGTIYLVLLVAGLFLTIFGIVFCRQIFELLNIGEDVMPQATTYFSIYMVGMVSFFGFNGTASILRGLGDSRTPLNFLVLATCLNIVLDLLFILVFNWGVAGAAWATVISQTIALVGTAIHINRSSHLIRFSLRLFKFDTLTFRQSVRIGLPTGFQQTFVAMGMMALIRIINNFDTTTLAAYVAANRIDAIATIPSMNIGSALSAFVGQNLGANEFERIRRGVRAAQRLSWIFSLTVMTIIIILGEPMMKMFSDDPAVIRQGYDYLIIVSSFYIVFSSMFVMHGMLRGAGDTLVPMFITLISLWIVRIPIAWFLSERIGESGIWWSIPCGWFIGLAGTWLYYKSGKWKGKGVVSHPVVHHEAEKN